Below is a genomic region from Fodinibius saliphilus.
TTGCCAACAAATGCTCCCTTTCTTTTTCAAGTATTTCTGTGCGCCTTTCGAACTGCTGTTCAAGTTCGAGATACTCTTCTTCATCAAATGGCTCCGGTTGTGATATTCCGAAATTGGCGACTGTTAAAACAACCAGTATGATCAATAATCCCGAAATGGTCATGCGCTCTTTAGGAGTTATTTTCAAATTTTCTAACCAAAAAAATATTTTCCGCTTCATAATCTTCTCCCTCTCAAGATATTTTATTGCACTCTTAGAAGTAAGACCACTCTAATTGGTAATCCTTACAATATCGCGCTTGTTTGATGTCGAAAATAATTCGATGTTTGGCTCAGATATGGAAACAGTAAAAATATATCATTACCAAAATCTCTCTATCTCATACCAACGGCTGGGGATGGACAACAATAAGCCTTTACTCATCCTTCATGGTTGGGGTAGTAACAAAGAAGTTATGAGCCCCCTGGCAAAGCAGCTCTCCGAACAGCGAGACTGTTTTGTCCTTGATCTCCCCGGATTTGGCAACTCCTCTATTCCGCACAAAGCCTGGAATATTGACGACTATGCTGACCTTATTCAACAGTTTATTGATGATCTGGAACTGGACAGGACAGATCTCTTGGTACATTCGTTTGGGGGACGTATTGCTTTAAAACTATGTGCACGTCCGATAGCAGAATCGCTTATAGATAAAGTGCTAATTACGGGGGGAGCGGGCATGAAACCTAAACGCAGTACAGGCTATTATCTGAAAAAGTACTTGGCAAAATCGCTTAAAGCCCCTTTTTATATTCTACCTCCCAATCTCCGTGAAAAAGCACTCCAGCGCCTCCGAAAAACGGCCCTCTGGAAATCGCTGGGGTCCAGCGACTACAGCAAGCTCAGCGGGGTGATGCGTGAAACCTTCGTACAAACAG
It encodes:
- a CDS encoding alpha/beta fold hydrolase, producing MFDVENNSMFGSDMETVKIYHYQNLSISYQRLGMDNNKPLLILHGWGSNKEVMSPLAKQLSEQRDCFVLDLPGFGNSSIPHKAWNIDDYADLIQQFIDDLELDRTDLLVHSFGGRIALKLCARPIAESLIDKVLITGGAGMKPKRSTGYYLKKYLAKSLKAPFYILPPNLREKALQRLRKTALWKSLGSSDYSKLSGVMRETFVQTVTEYLEPCLPNIPHEILLLWGEHDDAAPLYQAERMEAGIEKAALVVIDNAGHYAFLDKPNRFTAIAKAFFEE